ttgtgggaattggagtccaaaacacctggaggaagggcccaagtttgcccgtgcctcaTCTACGCTGTACAATTattgatgcaatttgacaccactttaagggccacgactcaatgttatgggagttgtagttttacccaATCTACAGCCTTCTCTACCCAAAATGTGGGTGCCCTGTCAATCTACAACTCCTAGGACACCttatcattgagccatgacaggtgaggccatatcaaactgcactaattttgcagtgtagatgcacccccagagAGATGTTTCCTGGAGAACATGGAAGAAACTTGAAATGGTGGACCTCACATCTAAATGTCACTCGGTGTTGTTAGGAAGGAACATTGTTGGGGAAATCGTTTGAGAGAAAGCCGTTGGGAGATATTTTGTTCTTCAAAAATGCAACCTGTTTACTTGAATggaaactgctgaccttttgtcTTAATGGCAGGAGATTTCTCCAAGCTGCCTCTGAGGACTTGGTCTGAGAAGGTTGGAGGCACCATTGCCCTGTTACCCTTTCCAAATGTCAGCTGCTTTTCACTTTCTGCTTGGTAGAAAACACACTCTGAAGCAGGAGGGAAACATTTCTACTCAGTTGTGCTTTTTTTGCAGCAAGAAAAGAATTAAATCTTCTATCTTCCAGATTGTTTCCAggtaagacagtgtttctcaacctgggggtcgggatccccgtgggggtcgcgaggggatgtcagaggggtcacaaaagaccaccagaaaacacactattttctgttggtcatgggggttctatgtgggaagtctggcccaactctccggatataggtgagctacaactcccaaactcaaggtcaatgccctccaaacctttccagtattttctgttagtcatgggagttctgtgtgccaagtttggttcatttccatcgttgctggagttcagaatgctctttgattgtaggtgaactacaaatcccagcaactacaactcccaaatatccgggtttattttccccaaactccaccagtgttcacatttgggcatattgagtattcgtgccaagtttcgtccagatccatcattgttcgagtccacagtgttctctggaagtaggtgaactacaactccaaaaaactcaaggtcaatgtccaccagaccttcccagtattttctctcccaaactcatcaaacccttccagtattttctgttggtcatgggagttctgtgtgccaagcttggttcatttccatcgttggtggagttcagaatgctctttgattgtaggtgaactacaaatcccagcaactacaactcccaaatatccaggtttattttccccaaactccaccagtgttcacatttggacatatggagtattcgtgccaagtttcgtccagatccatcattgttcgagtccacagtgatcgatggatgtaggtgaactacaacttccaaactcaaggtcaatgccctccaaacccttccagtattttctgttggtcatgggagttctgtgtgccaagtttggttcatttccatcattggtggagttcagaatgctctttgattgtaggtgaactacaaatcccagcaactacaactcccaaatatccaggtttattttccccaaactccaccagtgttcacatttggacatatggagtattcgtgccaagtttcgtccagatccatcattgttcgagtccacagtgatcgatggatgtaggtgaactacaactcccaaactcaaggtcaatgccctccaaacccttccagtattttctgttggtcatgggagttctgtgtgccaagtttggttcatttccatcgttggtggagttcagaatgctctttgattgtaggtgaactacaaatcccagcaactacaactcccaaatatccaggtttattttccccaaactccaccagtgttcacatttggacatattgagtattcgtgccaagtttcatccagatccatcattgttcgatcCACAGtgatcgctggatgtaggtgaactacaactcccaaactcatcaaacccttctagtgttttctgttggtcatgggaattctgtgtgccgtgtttgattcaattccatcattggtggagttcaaaaggctctttaattttaggtgtactataaatcccagcgactccAGCAttactaaatgacaaaatcaatcacccccaaccttaccagtattcaaatttgggcttattggctatttgtgccaaatttggtccagtgactgaaaatgcatcctgcatatcagatatttatggcTCTGGGGGGCATAAAGAATCATGTATGAAATACAGCAGACTCTCAACTAAGTGGATTGGAAGAAACCAGCTCAATGCAGTTTCTGTTTGCTTGAAAGTTACAATAAAACGTATGCTGAGCCAATACTATACCACATATTATATCCATACAATAGCCATAATATACCACgggtaggtaaaggttgtctcctgacattaagtccagtcatgtctggctctggggtgtggtgctcatctccatttctaagccaaagagccagcgttgtccatagacacctccaaggtcatgtggccagcatgaccgcatggagcgccgttaccttcccgccggagcggtacctattgatctactcacatttgcatgttttcaaactgcaaggttggcagaagctagggctgacagcggaagctcatgccgctccctggaatcgaacctgataccttttggtcaacaagctcagcagctcagtgctttaacccactgcgccaccgggggggggggggcataatatACCATACCATACATGTATTGATTAGGTTTGTActatctgggtaaaccttgatctGTTTTTGGGAGCCTACCGTATTCAGGAAGGCAGATATCTGTCTTTGCTCTGGgatgccaaaagatccattttctatcggccccttcccatcattttaggcatttaagctgtttctactctagaggagaggtgctgcaggtagGCATATGCTTTCCTGCAGATAGGTGTATTCTTTCCTGCAGGTAGGCacatgctttctctcctgggcatgcacaccacacacactctttccaagacatTTAAAGGAGGTGAGTTTTTAAAGCTGTTTCGTACTCTAGAGGAGGGGCGCTGCAGGTAGGCATccgctttctctcctgggcctatATGCCACACACTCTtctcaaggcatttaaaggaggcaagttcttaaagctgtttcccactctagaggagaggcactgcatGCAGGCAGGCGCACACTTGAAGGAGGCCTCTTACCTCTCCTCTGGAGGAGAGTGTTGCATCCCAgaccaagaaacgagaccataagattaaatccaccaccctggactgtaggaaaagcaatccttgtttattgatgaaaaattggttacaaaagaaaggtaaatgcaaagtcaaaaagccacagaaaaacacagcagtcagtagaatctctgaacttgagcaaaatttcaaaagccacaatacaagaaccaggaacctgttagtcttttactaaccatgaacttgataaatacaagcctctggattaccggccatgaaacacaggaattcagccaaggcacagccacagtcccaaacgttgcttgatctaaagaggcacccggcaggaggcctcttaaaccaaagaagctattctttgaaacgccccttgactttgaagcctgggcctgtctctcctgtaaacgatgtgaccttcgcagaaactgggaaacatttctgtctctaactatctgttctcttcgctcctcattaaaaaacccaggtagagagatatcacggctagcttccaaaacatttgcctccagctgttgagtttcattttcatccccgctgacctctgcatcaacaacagattccacactgtcagggtcagggagagcttgctcagttggaaaaactatcagagaatccggttcacacagatcaggatcaggctgtaCCCCAACAGAGagacacttggctgcaggcaggcctgcacactttaaggaggcttcttgttcttaaagctgtttctactctagaggagaggcgctgcaGGTAGGCATgcgctttctctcctgggcctgcatgccacactctcttctcaaggcatttaaaggaggcaagttcttaaagctgtttcttactctagaggagaggtgctgcatgCATGCAGGTGTATGCTTGAAGGAGGCCTCTTacctctactctagaggaggagcACTTGGCTGCAAGCAGGtccacacactttaaggaggcttcttgttcttaaagctgtttatactctagaggagaggtgctgcagacaGGCACACAGGCTTTCTCTCCCAGGCTTGCACCATGCCAGCAGCCACAAACTCTTTCCAacacattttaaggaggcttcctacttccaggtaaggaagaactATGACCTCCTGGAACTTTCCCTGGGCTTCTTTAAAAAtcagggagagaggagggagtaagcttcctttctgcttccctggagactaggacgcaatggaacaatggcttcaaactacaagagaggagattccacctgaacatgaggaagaacttcctgactgtgagagccgttcagcagtggaactctctgccccggagtgtggtggaggctccttctttggaggctttgaaacagaggctggatggccatctgtcaggggtgattagaatgcaacattcctgcttcttggcagaatggggttggactggatgatggcccaggaggtctcttccaactctaggattccaggattctatgattgctgAACATCCTCAAGAGAGTTAAGCCTAAAGAAAGTTGCAAGgtatgttccaacagacctctctacctctgaggatgcttgccatagacgcaggtgaaacgtcaggagagaatgcctctagaacatggccatacagaccgaaaaaacctacaacaacccgttgcATCTTcagatatggcaaaaacactggTATGCCTTATACACAGAGTAGGCGGGCACTGCTTTGATGGGGACCCATCTCTGAGCACCACAGAAACATCTAAAGACCCACAGCCAGGAGGAGGAGATCCATCACACAAGGGGTGTTTTCACAAAAAATGTATCtctcacacatgcatgcacaataTTCTATCCCTTGAGGTTGTGAGCCCTTACATGTGAAAGCATAACTGACAGCCAAAGAACTTGGAGACCACAACCAACCCATCTGAATCACACCCACAGATCTAAATGCTGCAAAGGGGGTTCAAAGATCAACAGCTGTCATTCGGTCAAAGTTGTTTCCTTCCACCGAAGTTTCCAGATAAAAAGGAATTTAATGAAGTGGCAACAGGAACAGATGCTCGGCCCTCTTTCCACTGAATGGACAGGTTTTCTTTAACTGCTTGTATTTTTAGAATCACCAGCATGACATGTTAAGATTTTGTGTTAGATTTGAGATGCTATGGTACTACTGACATGTCTACATtcgctgctccctccctccctccctccctccctcccttccttccttccttccttccttccttccttcctgtttttccCCTTTGTGGAAATGTGCTGGTCCCCAAAACAAGAAGTAAATAAATCAGTGCAAATGACAAATGAGAAACGGCAATGCCCAAACTGCTGGCTTCAAAAGCATGTTGCCATGGGAATGAGGATTATGCCGGGGTAAATAATCAAGAAAACAAAGTCTTGCAGACTCCCTGGACCTATTGAAATGAGCAAGGGGAGGGGGGCCGTCTGGGTGCAGGTctcatggtgatgatgatgaggatgaggaggatgagaatgatgatgatgatgaggaggaggaggaggaggaggaggaggaggaggatggtgatggtgatggtgatggtgatgatgatgatgaggatgaggaggaggaggaggatgatgagaatgatgatgatgaggaggaggatggtgatgatgaagatgatgaggatggtgatgatgatgatgatgaggaggaggaggaggaggaggaggatggggttgaggatgaggatgatgatgatgatgatgatgatgatgatgatggtgaggatcatgatgaggatgaggattgTGCTGgggtaaataataaagaaaacaaagtCTTGCAGAAACCCTGGACCTACTGAAATGAGCAAGGGGAGGAGGGCAGTCTGGGTGCAGatctcatgatgatgatgatgagaatgatgatgagaatgatgatgatgtggaggaggaggaggaggatggtgatgaggaggaggaggagaatgatgATGagaatgatgatgttgatgaggaggaggaggaggaggatggtgaggatgatgattatgaggagaaggatgaggaggatggggttgaggatgaggatgatgatgatgatgatgatgatgatggtgaggaTGATGATAAGGATGAGAATTGTGCTGgggtaaataataaagaaaacaaacTCTTGCAGAatccctggaggaggaggaggaggaggatggtgatgaggatgatgatgatgaagaagaatgtACTACCCACCTCTCTCTGCAGCTCAAGATGGGATGCAACATCATTAAAACGAGAGATAAagcactattaaaagacatacaacaagatgaggaggaggaggataaggaGGATGATGATGGGattgaggatgatgatgaggatgatggtgaggatgatgagaatgatggggatgaggaggaggaggatgaggatgataatgatggtgaatgaggatgatgatgaagaaaaatGTACTACCCACCTCTCTCTGCAGCTCGAGGTGGGgtgcaacatcattaaaacaagagataaagcactattaaaagacatacaacaagatgaggaggaggaggatggtgaggatgaggatgaggatgatggtgaggatgatgatggggttgaggatgatgatgatgaagataatgatgatgaggatAATGATGAGGATGTTGGGGATGAGGAGGATGATAAagcactattaaaagacatacaacaagatgaggaggaggaggaggaggaggatggtgaggatgaggatgaggatgatggtgaggatgatgatggggttgaggatgatgatgatgaagataatgatgatgaggatAATGATGAGGATGTTGGGGATGAGGAGGATGATAAagcactattaaaagacatacaacaagatgaggaggaggaggaggaggaggatggtgaggatgaggatgaggatgatggtgaggatgatgatggggttgaggatgatgatgatgaagataatgatgatgaggatAATGATGAGGATGTTGGGGATGAGGAGGATGATAAagcactattaaaagacatacaacaagatgaggaggaggaggaggaggaggatggtgaggatgaggatgaggatgatggtgaggatgatgatggggttgaggatgatgatgatgaagataatgatgatgaggatAATGATGAGGATGTTGGGGATGAGGAGGATGATAAagcactattaaaagacatacaacaagatgaggaggaggaggaggaggaggatggtgaggatgatgatgaggatgatggtgaggatgatgatggggttgaggatgatgatgatgaagataatgatgatgaggatAATGATGAGGATGTTGGGGATGAGGAGGGTGATAAagcactattaaaagacatacaacaagatgaggaggaggaggaggaggatggtgaggatgatgatgaggatgatggtgaggatgatgatggggttgaggatgatgatgatgaagataatgatgatgaggataatgatgaggatgaggatgatggggaTGAGGAGGGTGATAAAGccctattaaaagacatacaacaagatgaggaggaggaggaggaggatggtgaggaggaggatgaggatgaggatgatggtgaGGATGATGATGGGGTTGAGGATGatggtgaggatgatgatgaggataatgatgaggatggggatgatggggatgaggaggatgaggaggaggatgataatgatggtgatgaggatgatgatgaagaaaaatGTACTACCCACCTCTCTGTGTAGCTCAAGGTGGGatgcaacatcattaaaacaagagataaagcactattaaaagacatacaacaagatacatCTCCTGGAGCCTGTAATGGTGATGGAAGAACATCTGCTCTGCT
The sequence above is a segment of the Anolis sagrei isolate rAnoSag1 chromosome Y, rAnoSag1.mat, whole genome shotgun sequence genome. Coding sequences within it:
- the LOC137095275 gene encoding protein starmaker-like is translated as MRMMMMMMMMMMMVRIMMRMRIVLGSHDDDDENDDENDDDVEEEEEDGDEEEEENDDENDDVDEEEEEEDGEDDDYEEKDEEDGVEDEDDDDDDDDDESLEEEEEEDGDEDDDDEEECTTHLSLQLKMGCNIIKTRDKALLKDIQQDEEEEDKEDDDGIEDDDEDDGEDDENDGDEEEEDEDDNDDNDDEDNDEDVGDEEDDKALLKDIQQDEEEEEEEDGEDEDEDDGEDDDGVEDDDDEDNDDEDNDEDVGDEEDDKALLKDIQQDEEEEEEEDGEDEDEDDGEDDDGVEDDDDEDNDDEDNDEDVGDEEDDKALLKDIQQDEEEEEEEDGEDEDEDDGEDDDGVEDDDDEDNDDEDNDEDVGDEEDDKALLKDIQQDEEEEEEEDGEDDDEDDGEDDDGVEDDDDEDNDDEDNDEDVGDEEGDKALLKDIQQDEEEEEEDGEDDDEDDDNDDEDNDEDEDDGDEEGDKALLKDIQQDEEEEEEDGEEEDEDEDDGEDDDGVEDDGEDDDEDNDEDGDDGDEEDEEEDDNDGDEDDDEEKCTTHLSV